Below is a window of Rattus rattus isolate New Zealand chromosome X, Rrattus_CSIRO_v1, whole genome shotgun sequence DNA.
TCTGGATTTTGACAGTGAGTTGAATTTcagttgttcatttcttttcctacCCCAGTGAACTCCCCAAAATAAAGGCCACACTCCTAGCAGAAGCAGATGCTGTCTGTCAACTCTACTCCCTTCTTCCTACCAAAGACTGGCACCCAGCTGTGAATAATTTCATGTTTCGATGGTATATTAAGTAGAAGAAAGGcgcctagaaagaaaaaaagaaaacattctctgTCTGACACAGGCATCGAGGTTAACAGGAACCATTTGCTAAACCTACATAGCTGTGCCTGGTGGAGGCTTGCTGTGGGAGAGCCACAAGAGACCAATTGGAGGCAGAGCTTCTTCCTCTTTCAGAAGTGAGCAGCCTCAAGGGCTTCTCCTAGGCGAGCAAACACCACAAAGGAAGCTCAACTCCCTCTGAGACTACCTTCTCTAATCTATTTGTCTTAATTTCACAAAAGTAACAAAATCCTCCTGAACACACATCACCTGCCTGTCCCATTAGGGCTGGGAGGAAGATGTACCTTTTGGTTAACTTTGGTGGCAGCCACAGTCAGATTGTGCAGATCCAGCGGATTACAATCAGTTTCGTTCATGCAGCAACTGGGGGGAATACCATGTTCCAGGAAGTAGGGGCTGCTGCTCCAGTTGGTGTAGTTCTGCACGCCACAGCAGCTCAGCtgttaacaagaaaataaaagaatgcaaGAGTGTTTGAGCAAATGCTGTGACCTCTACCCCTGAAGCTTCTATGAGAAAAGCatcaagctgggcagtggtagcacacccctttaaccccagccctcagaaggcagaggtgggaagatagtcagggatacagagagagcaagagggaacaCAAAACATCAGCCAGGCTCCCAATATGGCATATATACCTTTGGTGTGGAATAATCAACCTAAGATGTACTATCAATCATCTTTGGTGCCCATTTGAACTCTGAGAAGAAAATTGTGGCTACATTACACTTTCTTTCTTATGACCTCCCCAAGTAGAGTAATATGTCTCTGACCTTGCTAAACATCACAATCATGTAAGAGTGCTTGGAAACATGCAGATGTAACATTAGTTACACCCAGAATACTGATAGAACATTAATGGTTTCTAAGAGTTCTCCACTGAACCTATGAtagtaagtaaagaaatagctTAGAGAAAATGATTTCAATGTGGGGTGGAAAGCTGATATTGGTAAACTACAGCCTACTACCTGcctcatttattatatatatatatatatattattaacttgagtatttcttatatacatttcgagtgttattccctttcccggtttccgggcaaacatccccctcccgcctccccttctttatgggtgttcacctccccatcctccccccattgccgccctccccccaacaatctagttcactgggggttcagtcttagcaggacccggggcttccccttccactggtgctcttactaggatattcattgctacctatgaggtcagagtccagggtcagtccatgtatagtctttaggtagtggcttagtccctggaagatctggttgcttCCTGCCTCATTTATTAAAGGTGTTCTTAGTAAAGAACTAGTCATGCCATATGTTTTTGTATTGCCTATTGCCCATGGCTCCTTTTGTGCTATGGTGGAACAGTTGGTTGCAACACAGAGTATAAGACCCTCCCCATAGCCTAAAATATTATCGATATCCCCCCTTTATAAAAAGTTTTCTGATATTTCACATAGAGAATATGAGAGCAAATGAGACAAAAAGTTCTGTTTGGTAAAACCTGagtgaaaggaaaaaattttaaattgccccctagacaaaagttgaagccaaaagcaggccctggaactgcctgttccagaaactagctgatcacagaaagagtaattgcaccagctggttcagccactttgttccaggaactagctaaccataacagcagctgaccataatagcagctgaccatagcagcaggaactggttaaccataaagttagattaaaatcttaaagaacaatcacaAGAAACatgaggttcttccttgtgattcggtatggtttttcctttaaataccccttctcccaaccaTTCCAGGTCGAgctcctctacccctgtgtgggatacgagtctcaaccccagtgcactggtttctgtcatccctatcaataaacctcttgttgattgcatcaagatcggtctctcgtgagttcttgaGGGGTtgtgtcatcctgagacttgagtgagggtctccccgctctggggatCTTTCAATGAACATATAGTTTTTGACTTTCCAAAAAGTCTGAAatgttatcaaaataaaattgaaaatcttacagtttttacttttttaattttatgaagtgtaaatataattatatcattctcCCTTTTGCAGACTATACCTGACAGGTTCTCAGTTTCCTTTTGGTCCATTTCCATCTTTAGTACACTGGCCCAAGTAGATGCTGCTCACCAATTCTAAAGAGCCAGCATTCAGGAATCAGCTGTTAGCTAGATTGACACACACCCACTACCTCCATCCTTTCCAATGGTTCAGCTTTTAAGGGCAAGGGGTATTGCTGACAGGTTCAGGTTCTGACCAATACAAGACACAAAGGAGCATGTGTCTTCTTGACGCTAACTTCCTAGAAAAACCAAAGCCTGGGCAAAGGCTTGGAACCAACTCTTGAAAACAGAACTGTACCAAGCATTCAAGAATGAGAATCAACGGTATATGCAACTGGTctaacctacctacctaccaagcCTAGAGGATTAAGCCCAGAATTGTACATGCCCGCTTTATACCCGTCTCCTTCCCTGAAACTTACGCTGCGCTGCACATGGTCCACTGCCCGGCTCCTTTCATCTTTGCCGTTGTAGTTCTGCATGGCATCCGTGTAAGTCCTCAGGAAGGTGTCCTTGATCTACAGAAGATAAGGGGGAATGTATATCCAGTCCACTGTGGCCAACTCTGACTCAGATTCCTACCAGTTTCCACCCCAGCaccatttcttttgaaattttctcaGTTGATGGTGACTAGGGAGAGAAAGCCCTGTTTTCTAAGACAAAGGAGCTGAGAAAATTCACCAAAGGTTTAACTAGGTGagggatttaaaaacaaaatgggaacCAGGCCTGTCAGATGGCTCACTGAAGTGGCTGGGTAGGTTCTAAAAGGGCTATAAAGGTGACTGACTGGCCAATCATCAGGCATGAATGttctagttatttttcttttaattattcatgGCAAACTTCCTTTCTATAACATTCTTTGACTTATGGAGACAGAATGGTAATAGACCAGACACCAGCGTGATGTGAAGATTAAGGTATTGGCCCCAAACTGACCTCTATTCTACCATGTAGGAGTGGGACAAAAGCCATCTTTCACTTAACTGTAATTACTGAGGCCAAAATAAAAGAGTCTAAAGGACAGGGTTTTCTTGTTAGTAAAAAGTTAATGAAACCCTTTCTCCTTGTCAGTGAATGTATTTGCCCTTCGGatcattttccagttccatccctttgAAATCTGGGCTAAGTGAGGTGTTAGGTATACTACTAGGCCATGAGGCTTATGGCAAAAACTAAAGCCTGATTTATGTAATGCCTCTGAATTAGGAGAGCAGAAAGTAGCAATAATTATCTGGTGGCAGCCTCCAAGATAAATATGCTAACTCTCCCAAGCAAGGATATTCCTTACTAAATTCTGGAAGCAATGCCCACTGGATAGTTATAAGAGATAAAGAGACACTACCTGTGAGGCACTACGCTACAAGCCAAAGTGGCTACCATAGCCAACTCTGTCACGTCACTTCACTCGTAAGTTCTCAGGGCGGGGGCGTTATATATAGAATAGGCCTTGTGTCACCCTGAGGACACAGGCTTAAGAAACAAGACCGTGGCTGCCCTGAAGGCAGTCCAGGCTTCTTTAAAACATAGTCCAAGTAAATGGTATCAATGACACTGTTACCCAGTGAGTTTCACCACTTGGCCAAAGTCAACTTTTATTTTGTAATCAGGGTGAGATTGCAATCCCTAGTGAATataatgaaaagggagaagaggactTCTGGTTTTCACATATGTACTGAGGCCTTCCAGCAGGGCTGTTGAGGCCACCACTTCATCCCGTTTCTCTCAGCTCACTGCAAGAATGGGCAGTCTAACTAGAGGCAGCATCCATGAGCACCAGGTTCTAGAAGTTAGCTTTGGCATTTGGAATACTACCCACAGTCAAGGGCAAAATCAGGGCAGTGGGGAAAGGAACGGGACATCCACAAGCTAAGCTCTCCGGGATGATAGCTCTGCAGGGCAAAAACAGAGCCTGAGACAGGCTGCCCGGCACTCAAGAGCCACAGCCACACTCCTCAGTGCATTCACTGTCTATGATGTTCTGTTTTCCACCACCACACACCTATCTGTTACGGCTTTCTTGCTCTTTATGtgctataagaatggattaaCAGGCAAGACAATTAGCTCCGCTTGCTTctagtgtcatttttttttgaagagcaCGCAATGCTTTGTGGAAAAAGCTACTTTCAAAGGAGTGTTTAATCCATATTAGAAGTCACTGCTTTCAAAGAGAGGAGAATCATTTTACCAAAGAGCTACTGAGAAAAGTGAGGATCAACATTGAAGGTGAAAAAAGTTTGGGGAAGTTCCTGGTTAGCCTGCATGCACCGTTTACACATGCCATTCATTTCCAAAATTCCTCTTCACACAGACTGAGTCTTCCCTCCCCGAGTATACTCACCTCATGACGAAACACAAATCCAGAAATGCCAGCAACCAGCTCAGCCAGGAACACCAGGGACAGGAACATGGCATACTAAAAATGAAGTGAACGAGGAGAAAGTCACAAGGCAGGATTAAGAGGAGGGCTTttcagggctgggaagatagctcatgagttaagagcacagactgctcttgtagaggacccaagttcagctcaCAGCAGTAATGTCAGGCAATTCACAATTGCCCATTGTTCCGGTTCCAAGGgcatccaatgcctctggcctcggTGGGCACCTGTACTCGTGTGTATATACCCacccccacagacacagacacatggataGAGAGGTAAAAGGAGAgggcaagagagacagacagacgcatAGTTAAGATGGCTTCTTTAGAGTGAGCATCTTTCTGCCAGGGGCAATTTGACAAGTCCATATTATCACTAGTGCAAATTCAGAAATATAAATACTCTTGCTAGAATTTCACATGTGAATATCCTCATAGAAAACTGTCATTTTAATATGTACAAACATTTTGGGGGTACAGATGCTAAGGAGACTTCAACTGATACTGTGTCCATCAGCACAGATCAGTcaggagaaacaggaaagggTCATGTACTCCAAAGTGTTGTCTACTTtcaacatgaaaatatttaatttagaaaactGTTTCCTCTAGAATTCTCACCGGACATTGCCCAGTCTACAAGGCTTTTCAAGCAACTTCTTAGAGGTGAGCTAGAACCTGCAAACTGAATCCTCTTTTTACCGTCTTTTTTAATGCCTGCCATCGAACCCAAGGCCGTCAGTGCTACACCACTGAGCTGCCACCCCAGCTCACTGCTCTATTTTGTAATTGTTCCAATTATTGGGAAGACTTCATTGCCTCTGCCCGCAGGTCTTCCTACTTCCAATTTCTACCCGCCAGTAGCGGTTCTGCTTTAGAAAGGGAAAGGGCCGAAGCTTAATTCTATACATTAGCCctttgtatgtgtgagcatgaCCAGGAAGCAATGCTGTGCAGCTAGCTGCTTTGCATTTGTGcacacttctccattttttttaaccacatcTCATAGTAAATGACTACACATCCATTTGATTCAGAAGTGCCCCCTGTCATCTGTCGTTAAAGGCCAGAGTGTGTATAGCACGGTGTGCTTCCTCATTTTGCTGCCTATCTCTGAACAGATTCAGGACGATCCCGTGCCCACCAACACTGCACATCACATCCTACAAGGGATTTCTAAGCTGGTTTGAGACTGGCACAGGGCATCTTGCCAAGAAGACATTAATCGTTCATTGGAATCAATGGCCACTGCTTTGCCAATTTACCTCAGGAAGCCGGGACTCTGTTTACTGTGCCAGGCTGTGTTTGCGGTGGTTTTTCCCACAGGGAGGTTTAAAGGGTGGATTAGTTAAGAGTCTagtgtaaaattaaaatcaataaatattaaagcCTTTTTTGTGACTTCAAGAAGGGCTACTTAAGTGTCATGTGACTTTACTGTTTTATAAAACTAACTGAGAAAGCACGTTACGCTGAGATGGACTTACCAGTTTCAGCATCCATGGGCTACCACGGCACGTAGCAAAGCATCCAAAGAGGCCAAAGACCACAATGGTGGTGCCGGTCCCAATGAGCACGTAGGGAGCATTTGTGGAGTTCTCCGCAATAAGGGAGATGTAGGTTCCCAAAGTCAGCTTTCCCCAGACTCCAACAGCCAACAGGATCGCCCCTGTG
It encodes the following:
- the Tspan7 gene encoding tetraspanin-7, whose amino-acid sequence is MASRRMETKPVITCLKTLLIIYSFVFWITGAILLAVGVWGKLTLGTYISLIAENSTNAPYVLIGTGTTIVVFGLFGCFATCRGSPWMLKLYAMFLSLVFLAELVAGISGFVFRHEIKDTFLRTYTDAMQNYNGKDERSRAVDHVQRSLSCCGVQNYTNWSSSPYFLEHGIPPSCCMNETDCNPLDLHNLTVAATKVNQKGCYDLVTSFMETNMGIIAGVAFGIAFSQLIGMLLACCLSRFITANQYEMV